One genomic segment of Pseudomonas chlororaphis subsp. aurantiaca includes these proteins:
- a CDS encoding glycosyltransferase, protein MLILIHSETNKSNIQQNLGRPEYSYYFVLKEFRPVLERLGQVLEVSNPDELVDRLYFDCQSRGEACIFLSFSPPHRTPNHYACPTIPVFAWEFSTIPTESWHGEPRHDWRLVLGTAGAAITHSSFTVRAVRDVMGEDYPICAIPAPVWDRFARRGEQLGKQPRASRVTLSLRGLLLDSRTLDLSAYGPSTLCAGTPLALDTQARDCQLLLDGVVYTSVFNPYDGRKNWQDMISAFCTTFRGCADATLVLKLTHHDIGEALADMLHHLYKNQSYQCRIVLIHGFLSDPDYERLVEATSYVVNSSFGEGQCLPLMEFMSCGKPAVAPCNTAMADYIDHDNTFIVDSTDELTAWPHDPRAAYRTLRYITNWDSLCSAYRASYDIALQDPERYARMSTHAIDSLRRFCSQATAEQRLGEFFQQVLERRKTPATPGLPA, encoded by the coding sequence ATGCTGATCCTCATCCATTCGGAAACCAACAAGAGCAACATCCAGCAGAACCTCGGCCGCCCCGAATACAGCTACTACTTCGTGCTCAAGGAGTTTCGGCCGGTGCTGGAGCGGCTGGGCCAGGTGCTGGAGGTCAGCAACCCCGACGAGCTGGTGGACCGCCTGTATTTCGACTGCCAGAGCCGCGGCGAGGCATGCATTTTCCTGTCGTTCTCGCCGCCCCATCGCACGCCCAACCATTACGCCTGCCCGACCATCCCGGTGTTCGCCTGGGAGTTCAGCACCATTCCCACCGAAAGCTGGCACGGCGAGCCGCGCCATGACTGGCGGCTGGTCCTGGGCACCGCGGGCGCGGCGATCACCCACTCCAGCTTTACCGTGCGAGCGGTGCGCGATGTGATGGGCGAGGACTACCCGATTTGTGCGATTCCGGCTCCGGTCTGGGATCGCTTCGCCCGCCGTGGCGAGCAACTGGGCAAGCAGCCACGGGCGTCCCGGGTGACCCTCAGCCTGCGTGGCCTGTTGCTCGACAGCCGCACCCTGGACCTGAGCGCCTACGGCCCGAGCACGTTGTGCGCAGGCACGCCGCTGGCGCTCGATACCCAGGCCCGCGATTGCCAGCTGCTGCTCGACGGGGTGGTCTACACCTCGGTGTTCAACCCCTACGACGGGCGCAAGAACTGGCAGGACATGATCAGCGCGTTCTGCACCACCTTTCGCGGCTGTGCCGACGCCACCCTGGTGCTGAAACTGACCCACCACGATATCGGCGAGGCGCTGGCCGACATGCTGCACCACCTGTACAAGAACCAGTCCTACCAGTGCCGCATCGTGCTGATCCACGGGTTTTTGTCCGATCCGGACTACGAGCGGCTGGTGGAGGCCACCAGCTATGTGGTGAATTCTTCGTTCGGCGAAGGGCAGTGCCTGCCGCTGATGGAGTTCATGTCCTGCGGCAAGCCGGCGGTGGCGCCGTGCAACACCGCGATGGCCGACTACATCGACCACGACAACACCTTCATCGTCGACTCCACCGATGAACTGACGGCCTGGCCCCACGATCCCCGGGCCGCCTATCGGACCCTGCGTTACATCACCAACTGGGATTCGCTGTGCTCGGCCTATCGCGCCAGCTACGACATCGCCTTGCAGGACCCGGAGCGTTATGCACGGATGTCGACCCATGCGATCGACAGCCTGCGGCGTTTCTGCAGCCAGGCCACGGCCGAACAGCGCCTGGGCGAGTTCTTCCAGCAGGTGCTGGAGCGGCGCAAGACGCCTGCCACCCCCGGGCTTCCCGCGTGA
- the gmd gene encoding GDP-mannose 4,6-dehydratase: protein MTKSALITGITGQDGAYLAKLLLDKGYQVHGLVARRSSDSRWRLREMGIEGEIRYLDGDMADACSVQRAVIKAAPDELYNLAAQSFVAASWDQPVTTGIVDGLGVTHLLEAIRQFSPHTRFYQASTSEMFGLIQAEQQDENTPFYPRSPYGVAKLYGHWITVNYRESFGLHASSGILFNHESPLRGIEFVTRKVTDAAARIKQGKQQELRLGNIDAKRDWGFAGDYVEAMWLMLQQGKADDYVVATGVTTTVREMCQIAFEHVGLNYRDYVKIDPAFFRPAEVDVLLGNPAKAQRVLGWKPKTHLETLIRMMMDADMKRVAKE, encoded by the coding sequence ATGACAAAAAGTGCACTGATCACAGGGATCACGGGGCAGGACGGCGCCTATCTGGCCAAGTTGCTGCTGGACAAGGGCTATCAGGTTCACGGACTGGTGGCGCGACGCAGCAGCGACTCGCGCTGGCGCTTGCGTGAGATGGGCATCGAGGGCGAGATCCGCTACCTGGATGGCGACATGGCCGACGCCTGCTCCGTGCAACGGGCGGTGATCAAGGCGGCGCCCGACGAACTCTACAACCTTGCGGCGCAAAGCTTTGTCGCCGCCTCCTGGGACCAGCCGGTGACCACCGGCATCGTCGACGGGCTGGGCGTGACCCACCTGCTCGAGGCGATCCGCCAGTTCAGCCCGCACACCCGCTTCTACCAGGCCTCCACCAGCGAAATGTTCGGCCTGATCCAGGCCGAGCAGCAGGACGAAAATACCCCGTTCTACCCGCGCAGCCCCTACGGCGTGGCCAAGCTCTACGGGCACTGGATCACCGTGAACTACCGCGAGAGCTTCGGCCTGCACGCCAGCAGCGGCATCCTGTTCAACCACGAATCGCCTCTGCGCGGCATCGAATTCGTGACCCGCAAGGTCACTGACGCCGCCGCCCGGATCAAGCAGGGCAAGCAGCAGGAACTGCGCCTGGGCAACATCGACGCCAAGCGCGACTGGGGATTCGCCGGCGACTATGTCGAAGCCATGTGGCTGATGCTGCAACAGGGCAAGGCCGATGATTACGTGGTGGCCACCGGCGTCACCACCACCGTGCGCGAGATGTGCCAGATCGCCTTCGAACACGTTGGCCTGAATTACCGTGACTACGTGAAAATCGACCCGGCGTTTTTCCGCCCCGCGGAAGTCGACGTGCTGTTGGGCAACCCGGCCAAGGCCCAACGGGTGCTCGGCTGGAAACCCAAGACCCACCTGGAAACCCTGATCCGCATGATGATGGATGCGGACATGAAACGCGTCGCCAAGGAGTAA
- a CDS encoding Lrp/AsnC family transcriptional regulator: MKLDAYDRKILAALQRDGRLSNVQLAEEIGLSPSPCLRRVRMLEEAGVIRGYQANLDRDEVGLGLTVFVGVKVERHTDEHSEAFHKAVTALSEVLSAFLVSGESDFLLQVVVPDLRAYDRFLTGSLLKLPGVSDIRSNFAIHTVKTPGALPLGHLPT, encoded by the coding sequence ATGAAACTGGACGCCTACGACCGCAAGATTCTCGCCGCCCTGCAGCGCGACGGCCGCCTGAGCAACGTGCAACTGGCTGAGGAGATCGGCCTGTCGCCCTCACCCTGCCTGCGCCGGGTACGGATGCTGGAAGAAGCCGGGGTGATTCGCGGCTACCAGGCCAACCTCGATCGCGATGAAGTGGGCCTGGGGCTGACGGTGTTCGTCGGGGTCAAGGTCGAACGGCACACCGACGAGCATTCCGAGGCCTTCCACAAGGCGGTGACGGCGCTGTCGGAGGTGCTTTCGGCGTTCCTGGTGTCCGGCGAGTCGGACTTTCTGCTGCAGGTGGTGGTGCCGGACCTGCGGGCCTACGACCGCTTCCTCACTGGCAGCCTGCTGAAACTGCCGGGCGTCAGCGATATCCGCAGCAACTTCGCGATCCACACGGTGAAAACCCCCGGGGCGCTGCCGCTGGGGCATTTGCCGACCTGA
- a CDS encoding glycosyltransferase, producing MNFILYSDVNDGSISQSLGRPEYSYYFVLKAYRPVLESLGRVHVVQAPAEVDRLYHELRLKGEDSLFLSFTPPQKTPVDLDCPTLCVVAWEFDSIPHEYWDNDPHQDWSRTLGRHGRVITLSSHTARAVRRVLGEHFPVLVLPTPLWERFDGVRGQYPNVPVNAGTTLQIKGCIIDSRTLGLSADGLIAPVLDEAPPPPAPVEVEAEIVEAPPLTARRRLFIAKHYLREWYRALVGGEWRRPLFISKHYIRECYREGLRDRVPERLRALMAKPGPEHVVPAQPAPEPEHPQAVLPATDQQVEFQVDGVVYVSVFNPDDGRKNWHQLITAFCWAMRDTEDATLVLKMTQNDLSTYYVEMLTLLSQLSPFSCRVVAMHGYLDDEQFARLYGAASFYVNASRCEGLCLPLMEFMACGKPVIAPLHTAMLDYIDEDVAFVVKSSQEPAIWPQDTRILFRTVRHRPDWGSLKTAYQDSYRMAKENPAGYQSMSQAAARRMQEYSSFASVQGRLRDFFALTPLTEADGASSLAVAGNA from the coding sequence ATGAATTTCATTCTTTATTCGGATGTGAACGACGGCTCCATCAGCCAGAGCCTCGGGCGTCCGGAATACAGCTACTACTTCGTGCTCAAGGCCTATCGCCCGGTGCTGGAAAGCCTTGGGCGCGTTCACGTGGTGCAGGCGCCCGCCGAGGTCGATCGGCTGTATCACGAGCTGCGGCTCAAGGGCGAAGACAGCCTGTTTCTTTCGTTCACCCCACCCCAGAAAACCCCGGTCGACCTGGACTGCCCGACCCTGTGCGTGGTGGCCTGGGAGTTCGATTCGATCCCCCACGAATACTGGGATAACGACCCGCACCAGGACTGGAGCCGCACCCTTGGCCGCCACGGCCGGGTGATCACCCTGTCCAGCCATACGGCCCGGGCGGTGCGTCGGGTGCTGGGTGAGCATTTCCCGGTGCTGGTGCTGCCTACCCCGTTGTGGGAGCGCTTCGACGGCGTCCGCGGGCAATACCCCAATGTGCCGGTCAACGCCGGCACTACCTTGCAAATCAAGGGCTGCATCATCGACAGCCGGACGCTGGGGCTTTCCGCTGACGGTCTGATCGCGCCGGTGTTGGATGAGGCACCGCCGCCTCCTGCTCCGGTCGAAGTCGAGGCCGAAATCGTCGAAGCCCCGCCGCTGACCGCCAGGCGCCGGTTGTTCATCGCCAAGCACTATCTGCGCGAATGGTATCGGGCGCTGGTCGGCGGCGAATGGCGCCGGCCGCTGTTCATCAGCAAGCACTACATTCGCGAATGCTACCGCGAGGGGTTGCGTGACCGGGTTCCCGAGCGCCTGAGGGCGCTGATGGCCAAGCCAGGCCCGGAGCACGTTGTGCCAGCGCAACCTGCGCCTGAGCCAGAACATCCCCAGGCCGTCCTTCCGGCCACCGACCAGCAGGTGGAGTTCCAGGTCGACGGCGTGGTCTATGTCAGCGTGTTCAACCCCGACGACGGCCGCAAGAACTGGCATCAGTTGATCACCGCGTTCTGCTGGGCGATGCGTGATACCGAAGACGCCACCCTGGTGTTGAAGATGACCCAGAACGACCTGTCGACCTATTACGTCGAAATGCTGACCCTGCTGTCGCAGCTGTCACCCTTCAGCTGCCGGGTCGTGGCCATGCACGGGTATCTGGACGACGAGCAATTCGCCCGGCTGTACGGCGCGGCCAGTTTCTACGTCAACGCCTCGCGGTGCGAAGGCCTGTGCCTGCCGCTGATGGAGTTCATGGCCTGTGGCAAACCGGTGATCGCGCCGCTGCATACGGCCATGCTGGATTACATCGACGAGGACGTGGCCTTCGTCGTCAAGTCCAGCCAGGAGCCGGCGATCTGGCCGCAGGACACGCGCATCCTGTTTCGCACCGTGCGCCACCGCCCGGACTGGGGCTCGTTGAAAACCGCCTATCAGGACAGCTACCGCATGGCCAAGGAAAACCCCGCGGGCTACCAGTCGATGTCCCAGGCCGCGGCCCGGCGCATGCAGGAGTACAGCAGCTTCGCCAGCGTGCAGGGGCGCCTGCGGGACTTCTTCGCCCTGACCCCGTTGACCGAGGCCGACGGTGCGTCCTCCCTGGCTGTGGCGGGTAATGCCTGA
- a CDS encoding GDP-mannose 4,6-dehydratase: MKKRLFVTGLNGFVGRHLRSRLGAADSGWELLPAPPFDLTQPQSLQDLWPELPDAVIHLAGQTFVPEAFRDPARTLQINLLGTLNLLQALKARGFSGTFLYVSSGDVYGQVSENDLPIDERQPPSPRNPYAVSKASAELLCLQWGMSEGWPVMVARPFNHIGTGQLDSFAVASAARQIARIKHGLQAPRLEVGDIDVTRDFLDVADVVNAYLALLRSGVPGQVYNICSGQEHSIRSLIQQLADIAQVEMELVQDPARLRRAEQRRVCGSHARLQAVTGWTPETTIKQSLRAILSDWESRV, translated from the coding sequence TTGAAAAAGCGTCTGTTTGTAACGGGCCTGAATGGATTCGTGGGACGTCATCTACGCTCCCGCCTGGGCGCTGCCGATTCAGGCTGGGAACTGTTGCCCGCGCCACCCTTTGACCTGACCCAACCGCAAAGCCTGCAAGACCTGTGGCCCGAGTTACCGGATGCGGTGATTCACCTGGCTGGCCAGACCTTCGTCCCCGAAGCCTTCCGCGATCCTGCCCGAACCTTGCAGATCAACCTGCTGGGCACACTCAACCTGTTGCAAGCGCTGAAAGCCCGTGGCTTCAGCGGCACCTTCCTGTACGTCAGCTCCGGTGACGTCTACGGCCAGGTCAGCGAAAACGACTTGCCCATCGACGAGCGCCAGCCGCCCTCCCCACGCAATCCTTATGCGGTGAGCAAGGCCTCGGCCGAACTCCTGTGCCTGCAGTGGGGCATGAGCGAAGGCTGGCCTGTGATGGTGGCCAGACCGTTCAACCATATCGGTACCGGGCAGTTGGACAGCTTCGCCGTCGCCAGTGCCGCGCGCCAGATCGCCCGGATCAAGCACGGCCTGCAGGCACCGCGGCTGGAAGTCGGCGATATCGACGTCACCCGCGACTTCCTCGATGTCGCTGACGTGGTGAACGCTTACCTGGCCCTGTTGCGCAGTGGCGTGCCGGGCCAGGTCTACAACATCTGCTCCGGCCAGGAGCACAGCATCCGCAGCCTGATCCAGCAGCTGGCGGACATCGCTCAGGTCGAAATGGAACTGGTTCAAGACCCCGCCCGTCTGCGACGGGCAGAACAGCGTCGTGTCTGTGGCAGTCACGCCAGGCTGCAAGCCGTCACCGGATGGACGCCCGAAACCACAATAAAACAATCCCTGCGGGCGATCCTGTCCGACTGGGAGTCACGGGTATGA
- a CDS encoding class I SAM-dependent methyltransferase — protein MRAFLRRLRRGAPLPAPLLAEAPKVAVSPRDCGLRDALLDGWFRSETGELLKGFAISAEDTLLDVGCGEGVATLFAMRQGASVIFTDSEFDKVRELARQVAEQSDVAALGLVSNSLPLPLAQGCASKVVCMEVLEHIEQPEPFLAELVRMGRPGAQYLISVPDPVGEHLQKGIAPPGYYRAPNHVQIFSREGFGQMIEDAGLVIEHRQATGFFWVMGMIFFWASERAAGREPPGAVRDRIQAPYPALMEGWARTWDELLAQPDGLAIKQVLDGFMPKSQVIIARKPLSGAVAEPS, from the coding sequence ATGCGGGCGTTTCTGCGGCGTTTGCGCAGGGGCGCGCCGTTGCCTGCGCCGCTGCTGGCCGAAGCGCCCAAGGTGGCGGTTTCCCCCCGCGATTGCGGCTTGCGCGACGCCCTGCTCGACGGCTGGTTCCGCTCTGAAACCGGCGAGCTGCTCAAGGGCTTTGCCATCAGCGCTGAAGACACCTTGCTTGATGTCGGCTGTGGCGAAGGCGTGGCGACGCTGTTCGCCATGCGCCAGGGCGCCTCGGTGATTTTCACCGACAGCGAGTTCGACAAGGTGCGCGAGCTGGCCCGGCAAGTCGCCGAGCAATCGGACGTAGCGGCCCTGGGGCTGGTCAGCAACAGCCTGCCGTTGCCGCTGGCCCAGGGCTGCGCCAGCAAAGTGGTGTGCATGGAGGTGCTGGAGCATATCGAACAGCCGGAGCCGTTTCTCGCCGAGCTGGTGCGCATGGGCCGCCCCGGCGCGCAGTACCTGATCAGCGTTCCGGACCCGGTGGGCGAGCATCTGCAGAAGGGCATCGCGCCGCCCGGTTATTACCGCGCGCCGAACCATGTGCAGATTTTTTCCCGCGAGGGCTTTGGCCAGATGATCGAGGACGCCGGGCTGGTCATAGAACACCGGCAGGCCACGGGCTTTTTCTGGGTCATGGGCATGATCTTCTTCTGGGCCAGCGAACGGGCCGCCGGCCGCGAGCCACCGGGCGCCGTGCGCGACCGCATCCAGGCGCCATACCCGGCGCTGATGGAAGGCTGGGCACGGACCTGGGATGAACTGCTGGCGCAACCCGACGGGCTGGCGATCAAGCAGGTGCTGGATGGCTTCATGCCGAAAAGCCAGGTCATCATCGCCCGCAAGCCGCTGTCCGGCGCAGTGGCTGAGCCGTCTTGA
- a CDS encoding class I SAM-dependent methyltransferase: protein MLSLLKKLTASAPAAVTPETPPLAKVDPFMLGLQDAMLSGWFNQENGELFTGFPVTAEDTLLDVGCGDGGNVHYCAMRGAKIIVADIDAAKIEATRQRLSDTPARGVECHVTDCNPLPIADGTASRVVSTEVIEHVDDPAQFLSELVRVGQPGALYLLSVPHPSSEDLQKDIAAPQYFQKPNHIRIISEEQFKQMVSDAGLEVLSHSQHGFYWSMWMLLFWEAKVDLDNPDHPLLDQWASTWQAILNSPRGVQIKHALDAVVAKSQVIIARKPA, encoded by the coding sequence ATGCTGAGCCTTCTGAAAAAACTCACGGCGAGCGCTCCTGCGGCCGTGACGCCCGAGACCCCGCCGCTGGCCAAGGTCGATCCGTTTATGCTGGGCCTGCAGGACGCCATGCTCAGCGGCTGGTTCAACCAGGAAAACGGCGAGTTGTTCACCGGCTTTCCGGTGACGGCCGAGGACACCCTGCTGGATGTCGGCTGTGGTGACGGCGGCAACGTGCATTACTGCGCGATGCGTGGGGCGAAGATCATTGTTGCCGACATCGATGCCGCCAAGATCGAGGCGACGCGCCAGCGCCTGAGCGATACCCCGGCCCGTGGCGTCGAATGCCATGTCACCGACTGCAACCCGCTGCCGATCGCCGACGGTACTGCCAGCCGCGTGGTGTCCACCGAAGTCATCGAGCATGTGGACGACCCGGCGCAGTTTCTCTCCGAGCTGGTGCGGGTCGGCCAGCCAGGCGCGCTGTACCTGTTGAGCGTGCCGCACCCGAGCTCCGAGGACCTGCAAAAGGACATCGCCGCGCCTCAGTATTTCCAGAAGCCCAACCACATCCGCATCATCAGCGAAGAACAGTTCAAGCAGATGGTCAGCGACGCCGGGCTGGAGGTGCTCAGCCATAGCCAGCACGGTTTCTATTGGTCGATGTGGATGCTGCTGTTCTGGGAAGCCAAGGTCGACCTCGATAATCCGGACCATCCGTTGCTCGACCAGTGGGCCAGTACCTGGCAGGCCATCCTCAATTCGCCGCGCGGGGTGCAGATCAAGCACGCGCTGGACGCCGTGGTCGCCAAGAGCCAGGTCATCATTGCCCGCAAGCCGGCCTGA
- the lpdA gene encoding dihydrolipoyl dehydrogenase: MSSYDVVILGGGPGGYNAAIRAGQLGLKAACVEGRATLGGTCLNVGCMPSKALLHASELYDAAMGKEFAELGIEVKPSLNLAQMMKQKDDSVASLTKGIEFLFRKNKVDWIKGWGHIDGPGQVTVTDSAGGKTRLQAKDILIATGSEPTPLPGVEIDNRRILDSTGALSLSEVPRHLVVIGAGVIGLELGSVWRRLGAQVTVVEYLDRICPGVDGEAGKALQRALGKQGIAFKLGTKVTSASTSANGVQLSIEPAAGGTAQLLEADYVLVAIGRRPYTQGLGLENVGLSTDSRGMLANRQHRTEAPGVWVIGDVTSGPMLAHKAEDEAMACIEQIVGKAGEVNYNLIPSVIYTKPELASVGKTEEQLKAEGRAYKAGKFPFTANSRAKINHETEGFAKVLADAQTDEILGVHLVGPSVSEMIGEYCVAMEFSASAEDIALTCHPHPTRSEALRQAAMDVEGMATQM; the protein is encoded by the coding sequence ATGAGCAGCTACGACGTCGTCATCCTCGGTGGGGGTCCCGGTGGCTACAACGCCGCCATTCGCGCCGGCCAGCTGGGGCTCAAGGCCGCCTGCGTCGAAGGCCGCGCCACCCTCGGCGGCACCTGCCTGAACGTCGGCTGCATGCCGTCCAAGGCCTTGCTGCATGCCTCGGAGCTGTACGACGCGGCCATGGGCAAGGAATTCGCCGAACTGGGCATCGAGGTCAAGCCCAGCCTCAACCTGGCCCAGATGATGAAGCAGAAGGACGACAGCGTGGCGAGCCTGACCAAGGGCATCGAGTTCCTGTTTCGCAAGAATAAGGTCGACTGGATCAAGGGCTGGGGCCATATCGACGGCCCGGGCCAGGTCACGGTGACCGACAGCGCCGGGGGCAAGACCCGGCTGCAGGCCAAGGACATCCTGATCGCCACCGGCTCCGAACCGACGCCGCTGCCCGGGGTTGAGATCGACAACCGGCGCATCCTCGACTCCACCGGCGCGCTGTCCCTCAGCGAGGTGCCCCGGCACCTGGTGGTGATCGGCGCCGGGGTGATCGGCCTGGAGCTGGGTTCGGTCTGGCGGCGCCTGGGGGCCCAGGTGACGGTGGTCGAGTACCTGGACCGCATCTGCCCCGGCGTCGATGGCGAAGCCGGCAAGGCCCTGCAACGGGCCCTGGGCAAACAGGGGATCGCCTTCAAGCTCGGCACCAAGGTCACTAGCGCCAGCACCTCGGCCAACGGCGTGCAGTTGAGTATCGAACCGGCAGCGGGCGGCACGGCGCAGCTGCTGGAAGCCGACTACGTGCTGGTGGCCATCGGGCGCCGGCCTTATACCCAGGGCCTGGGGCTGGAGAACGTCGGCCTGAGCACCGACTCGCGCGGCATGCTCGCCAACCGCCAGCACCGCACCGAAGCCCCCGGCGTGTGGGTGATCGGCGACGTCACGTCCGGGCCGATGCTTGCCCACAAGGCCGAGGACGAGGCCATGGCCTGTATCGAACAGATCGTCGGCAAGGCCGGTGAAGTGAATTACAACCTGATCCCCAGTGTGATCTACACCAAGCCCGAGCTGGCCAGCGTCGGCAAGACCGAAGAGCAGCTCAAGGCCGAGGGCCGGGCCTACAAGGCCGGCAAGTTCCCTTTCACAGCCAACAGCCGGGCCAAGATCAACCACGAGACCGAAGGTTTCGCCAAGGTCCTGGCGGACGCGCAGACCGATGAAATCCTCGGCGTGCATTTAGTAGGACCGAGCGTCAGCGAAATGATCGGCGAATACTGCGTGGCCATGGAGTTTTCCGCCTCGGCCGAAGATATCGCCCTGACCTGCCACCCACACCCGACCCGCTCCGAGGCGTTGCGCCAGGCGGCGATGGATGTCGAGGGGATGGCGACGCAGATGTAA
- a CDS encoding acyltransferase family protein encodes MNDKRIMDIELLRGIAVLGVVFHHLQGSLFRDGVAWLGSVAAYGQFWWGVDLFFAISGFVIARSLVPQLRACTSASQFWQRTRDFWIRRAFRLLPSAWLWLLLMLLASLFLNRSGAFGSLHANLWATVAGLLQFANFRFADSFFHYEYGASFVYWSLSLEEQFYLLLPLLVLVCRKYLAWVLLALVLVQVLTLRSALLMVIRTDAMALGVLLALWTACGSYRHWEPKWLGRYAGLGPLLLILSCLGLGWLATDGFNVTRYRVGALAVLCALLVWIASYNRDYLLPRGPLKSLLAWVGSRSYGIYLIHVPAFLLIREAWFRLAPLGTTGPNEQPLLALACALGLLLLLSELNYRVIELPLRNRGAELVQRLGAARSPVPSTGVTSC; translated from the coding sequence TTGAACGACAAGCGGATCATGGACATCGAGCTGCTGCGGGGCATCGCGGTGCTGGGCGTGGTGTTCCATCATCTGCAAGGCAGTCTGTTTCGCGATGGGGTCGCCTGGCTGGGCAGCGTTGCGGCCTACGGCCAGTTCTGGTGGGGCGTGGACCTGTTCTTCGCCATCTCCGGCTTTGTCATCGCCCGCAGCCTGGTCCCGCAGCTGCGTGCCTGCACTAGCGCCTCGCAGTTCTGGCAACGGACCCGCGATTTCTGGATTCGCCGCGCCTTCCGCCTGTTGCCCTCGGCCTGGTTGTGGCTGCTGCTGATGTTGCTGGCGAGCCTGTTTCTCAATCGTTCGGGGGCCTTCGGCAGCCTGCACGCCAACCTGTGGGCCACGGTTGCCGGCCTGTTGCAGTTCGCCAATTTTCGCTTCGCCGACAGCTTTTTCCACTATGAGTACGGCGCCAGTTTTGTCTACTGGAGCCTGTCGCTGGAGGAGCAGTTCTACCTGTTGCTGCCGCTGCTGGTGCTGGTGTGCCGCAAGTACCTGGCCTGGGTGTTGCTGGCGCTGGTGCTCGTGCAAGTCCTGACCCTGCGTTCGGCGCTGCTGATGGTCATCCGGACCGACGCCATGGCCCTCGGCGTGTTGCTGGCGCTGTGGACGGCCTGCGGCAGCTACCGGCACTGGGAGCCAAAGTGGCTGGGACGGTATGCGGGGCTCGGTCCGCTGCTGTTGATCCTGTCCTGCCTGGGCCTGGGCTGGTTGGCCACCGATGGTTTTAATGTCACCCGTTACCGGGTTGGCGCCCTGGCGGTGCTCTGCGCGCTGCTGGTGTGGATCGCTTCCTACAACCGCGACTACCTGTTGCCCCGCGGTCCGCTGAAAAGCCTGCTGGCCTGGGTCGGCAGCCGTTCCTATGGGATCTACCTGATCCATGTCCCGGCGTTTCTGCTGATCCGCGAAGCCTGGTTTCGCCTGGCGCCCCTGGGTACGACCGGGCCGAACGAGCAGCCGTTGCTGGCGCTGGCCTGCGCCCTGGGCCTACTGCTGTTGCTGAGCGAACTCAACTACCGTGTCATCGAGTTGCCCCTGCGCAATCGGGGCGCCGAGCTGGTGCAGCGCCTGGGGGCAGCCCGCTCTCCCGTTCCTTCCACTGGAGTCACTTCATGCTGA
- a CDS encoding LysE family translocator, with product MAQLWMFFLALAVVYLLPGPDMILLLQTGARQGKGLALATAAGLAIARGCHVALAALGLATLFKAAPWTFEVVRLGGAAYLLWLGVQCLRANLLPSLQNGEAASALRWREAIRRSLLTNLLNPKALLFCSVLLPQFIDPQAGPVAAQFASLGLLLVLVGLLFDSAYALAGAWIGRWLAHNRTAQRVQQWLFGSLLIGFALRLTFVQQA from the coding sequence GTGGCACAACTCTGGATGTTTTTCCTGGCGCTGGCGGTGGTCTATCTGCTGCCCGGCCCCGACATGATCCTGCTGCTGCAAACCGGCGCCCGCCAGGGCAAGGGCCTGGCGCTGGCCACCGCGGCAGGCCTGGCGATTGCCCGGGGCTGCCATGTGGCGCTGGCGGCATTGGGCCTGGCCACGCTGTTCAAGGCCGCGCCCTGGACCTTCGAGGTGGTGCGCCTGGGCGGGGCCGCCTACCTGTTGTGGCTCGGCGTGCAGTGCCTGCGGGCCAACCTGCTGCCCAGCCTGCAAAACGGCGAGGCCGCGAGCGCCCTGCGCTGGCGCGAAGCGATCCGCCGCAGCCTGCTGACGAACCTGCTCAACCCCAAGGCGCTGCTGTTCTGCTCGGTGTTGCTGCCACAGTTCATCGACCCGCAGGCCGGCCCCGTGGCCGCGCAGTTCGCCAGCCTCGGCCTGCTGCTGGTGCTGGTGGGGTTGCTGTTCGACAGCGCCTACGCCCTGGCCGGCGCCTGGATCGGTCGCTGGCTGGCGCACAACCGCACCGCCCAGCGGGTCCAGCAATGGCTGTTCGGCAGCCTGCTGATCGGCTTCGCCCTGCGCCTGACTTTCGTGCAACAGGCCTGA